Within the Sulfurospirillum barnesii SES-3 genome, the region TCTAATATAAACAAAGAGGATATTGAAAAAGAGATTGATGATTTTATTCAAGCGATTAAAGATAAAAATATAGAGTATTTTGAAAAGGTAAAAGAGGCTGAAGGTGGTGCAATCTATGAGCGACTAAAAAATGCTTTTAATTATGAAGATGGATACTTTATAGGTCAAGATTTGCTTCATTACTATAATGCCACACATGAACAAAAGTTTGAAAACAAAAAACAGCTAACGGATAAGTTAAAAGAAAAAGATGAGATGTTCGCCCAAGAAGTAAAGACTCTAAAAATTTTAACAGCAGAACAAAAAGAAAAGGTTTTATTTCCAGCACATAAAACTTCAAAAGACACAAATTACAAAGAGCTTTATAAAATCAATGGCTACACCTTAGCAAAAGATATAACAATTCCTTATGGAGCAATCATAATTTCCAGCCAAGATAATATTAAAAAATACAAGCATGATAATATAGATAATGCTATTAAAATCCATGAAGAGTATAAAGAAAGTAAAGCTAAAAAAGTCTAATATTAAGTACATTATTAAGCTTTGAGAGCTACTCTCAGCCTTTCTCAGTGTGCTCTCAAGCCTTTCTCTTTGGATTCTCTGGGCAATTCTCAGCAATATTAGATGGATAATATTCCTAGGGGAAGCGTTAGAAAACTGTGTCAATCTGGTATACAAAAAGATTGAGCGATAGAAATACAGATAGACACAGAGGCAATAATATTACAATTGATAGGAAAGGCAAAGCACTTGGTGGAAAAGATGAAGCTCTGGCTCCACTTATTAACCAACTCACTGAAGCGAGATAGACTCTCACCTTTTTCGAGACCTCACAAGAAACAGAAAGAACGGTTACAGTTCAAAGATTATGAAGAGTGATCATGGAGCATTTGAACTAGATGTTCCAATATGAAGTTTGCTATCCATATTTGTTTCTGTGTATCATTTTGTGTTGACAGATCAGGCTTTATAAAATTTAAATTAACCCAGACTGCTAGCTAGCAGTCTGGGTTAAAATTAGTATAAACATAAGGCTTACTCTCCAAATCAAATTTATAAATACTCCTTATACAACAAAGTCTTTTTACAAAGATATAATAAGTGCTTAAATGCAGGGGCGAAAATCTAGATTATATGCCACAATAGTATTAGCCTCAAGATAGCGTATAAGCTCAGACCTAGAGATATGAAGCTTGTTCCCTATTTTGACAACTTCAATTTCATTCTTCGATATAAGCTTCTTTGCCATATCTATTTTGATTATATTCATCTCCTCAATTTCTTTCAAATTAAAAATTACGCCTTTTTGGATTAACTCATCGTAGTTAGTTTTCACTGTAGGCTCCTCAACTGTTCAATTTTTATCAAACAATGAGGTTCTTCAAAAATTTTATTCACATCTTGATTTCCACTTTTTTCCAACCACATATCATCACCATAGAAAGAAGAATAGAGCCTATTCTTTTGACGTCCACACTACATCATACAAAAAGGAGACCTATGCGAACAGAGGATGAAAATGTCACATTCCATACCAAACTAATGAGCTTAGTTTTGGTTGGAAAACGGAAAATGGGAGATGTGTTATGAAAACGAAGTCATTTCAAAAACCAAAGAAGTGTAACTGCCAGATGCTAATACTGCTTTTACCCCTCGTCATTCATATTGTAAACCACTATCAGGAGTGTAGAAGATGGAACCATCCGTCATTTTAACATTAGTGATTGCAATAGCAACCGCGATAAAAGAGACGCTTAATTCAAACAAATAGAAACAATGCTTTAGTCTATAAGACTTTCAAACATAATCATAAACCTAATAAGGAAATAACTATGAGTGTAAGACCACTTAGCAATGAACAATTAAGAGCACAAGCACCCTCCATCTTTTCAGAAAATCCGATTGAAGGTGTTTCTGATAAATATGCTTTTGTACCAACCTATTCAGTATTGGATACATTCAGACAAGCGGGCTATTACCCCATCATGGCTGGTGAAAGTCGCGTGAGAAACCATGAAAACAAAGGCTATCAAAAACACATCATTCAGTTTAGAAGCCTAGAGCATCTTTTACGTCCCAGTGCTAATGAAGAATATGCGGATATTGTACTGACCAATTCGCACAATCGCACATCCTCCTTTAGTGTTGATTTAGCCATCTTCCGCCTTGTGTGTGCCAATATGCTCGTGGTGCCATCACACACCTTTTCACACCACTCCATCATTCACGCTGGCTTTAACTTTGAGAAAGTACACACAGCCATTGAAGAAGTAACCTCACATATGCCAAGTATCCAAGAAGAGATTGAAACTTTCAAAGCGATTGAGCTATCCGTTGCAGAGCAACACTCGTTTGCCAAAGTAGCACTGGATATTCGTTTCGATAAAGAAGTGCATAGCGTTGACTTTAAAGAGTTCTTGCAAGTACAAAGAGATGAAGATGAAGCGCCTACACTGTGGAACGTCTTTAACCGTGTTCAAGAAGCAATCATTAGAGGTGGAATCAAAGGCTCTAACAAAG harbors:
- a CDS encoding helix-turn-helix domain-containing protein, whose product is MKTNYDELIQKGVIFNLKEIEEMNIIKIDMAKKLISKNEIEVVKIGNKLHISRSELIRYLEANTIVAYNLDFRPCI
- a CDS encoding DUF932 domain-containing protein, coding for MSVRPLSNEQLRAQAPSIFSENPIEGVSDKYAFVPTYSVLDTFRQAGYYPIMAGESRVRNHENKGYQKHIIQFRSLEHLLRPSANEEYADIVLTNSHNRTSSFSVDLAIFRLVCANMLVVPSHTFSHHSIIHAGFNFEKVHTAIEEVTSHMPSIQEEIETFKAIELSVAEQHSFAKVALDIRFDKEVHSVDFKEFLQVQRDEDEAPTLWNVFNRVQEAIIRGGIKGSNKVTGKTFTSKPITAIDANLKMNKELFTIVQMVADLKTPSLMMAA